The following coding sequences lie in one Flavobacterium sediminis genomic window:
- a CDS encoding transcriptional regulator produces MNYIKHLTGFFEKVAIDKSLNPTHVSLYIALFQFWNCNRFKNPISISRDEVMRISKISSKATYHKCLKNLHSLGYINYEPSYNPFKGSHVYLFNFSDDLKPIQKNERKPKNEPLNKPVSEQALNKSCTRDETSSEQALVPSINYINNTNNLNIENVSNLNEQAKNFQESNNDFVISTIGEITSQEKKLREKKKGFIQPNLQEVKSYFQEHNFPEIEAQKFFNYFSSNGWLVGGKTPMVDWQAAAQNWMINAPKFISNAEQPNRAKQLNTTTDKDYSEPL; encoded by the coding sequence ATGAACTACATAAAACACCTAACCGGCTTTTTCGAAAAAGTAGCAATAGACAAATCACTCAATCCAACGCACGTGAGTTTATATATAGCTTTATTCCAATTTTGGAATTGCAATCGCTTTAAAAATCCAATCAGTATTTCTCGTGATGAGGTAATGCGAATAAGTAAAATAAGTTCTAAAGCAACGTATCATAAATGCCTTAAAAATTTACACAGTTTAGGATATATCAATTACGAACCATCCTATAATCCATTCAAAGGAAGTCATGTGTATTTATTCAATTTTTCAGACGACTTAAAACCCATTCAAAAAAACGAAAGAAAACCAAAAAATGAACCACTTAATAAACCTGTTTCTGAACAAGCTCTAAACAAGTCTTGTACTCGTGATGAAACAAGTAGTGAACAAGCACTAGTACCTTCTATAAACTATATAAACAATACAAACAATTTAAACATTGAAAACGTTTCAAACTTGAACGAGCAAGCAAAAAATTTTCAAGAAAGTAATAATGATTTTGTCATTTCGACGATAGGAGAAATCACATCCCAAGAAAAAAAGTTGCGCGAAAAAAAGAAAGGTTTCATTCAACCAAACTTGCAAGAAGTCAAATCCTACTTCCAGGAACACAACTTTCCAGAAATAGAAGCACAAAAGTTTTTCAATTACTTCTCAAGCAACGGATGGTTAGTGGGTGGAAAAACACCAATGGTCGATTGGCAAGCAGCAGCACAAAATTGGATGATTAACGCACCAAAATTCATTTCAAAT
- a CDS encoding helix-turn-helix domain-containing protein, whose protein sequence is MAVQVITIEDLNEFRNLLLNDLKEIIQSKPQQTKQWLKSKEVRKLLNISPGTLQNLRINGTLTYTKVGGIIYYDNSDIEKLLNGNKVNAAPTLFK, encoded by the coding sequence ATGGCAGTACAAGTTATCACAATCGAAGACTTAAACGAATTTCGTAATCTTCTTCTAAATGATTTAAAAGAAATCATTCAATCCAAACCGCAACAAACAAAACAGTGGCTCAAATCCAAAGAAGTCAGAAAGCTGTTAAACATTTCTCCAGGTACTTTACAAAACCTTCGCATCAACGGAACACTAACGTATACTAAAGTTGGTGGCATCATATATTACGACAATTCAGACATCGAAAAACTCCTAAACGGAAATAAAGTAAATGCAGCTCCAACCCTATTCAAGTAA
- a CDS encoding RteC domain-containing protein, with protein MNEYCLNFFSEFEKEYQNIKTTNSDSIVIAHKVTELIERRSKELFKWLKKHKFSSPEEEIYFFKDLKPIFISKLIYYKTVLSIETNLPTSKKNKIKFYEEALNLIQENTNKNRKFYEYYRARASHKDNIYFLRNCDANILKRDCSLINYDVKLCTTHDYNMAVMIANDILTTYLENKIEQLENNCSTVHPSVQQTVNWTGTKIDLVELIYALHHSKKINNGSTDIKELALFFGKIFNQDIEENIYRFYIDIKNRKTGRPKFINQLAEVLEKHILEDENENK; from the coding sequence ATGAATGAGTATTGTCTGAATTTTTTTAGTGAATTTGAAAAGGAGTATCAAAACATTAAAACTACAAATTCAGACAGTATTGTCATTGCACATAAAGTCACTGAATTAATCGAAAGGAGAAGTAAGGAACTATTCAAATGGCTAAAAAAACATAAATTTAGTTCTCCAGAAGAAGAAATATATTTTTTTAAAGATTTGAAACCTATATTTATATCCAAGCTTATCTATTACAAAACAGTTTTAAGTATAGAAACAAACTTACCAACATCAAAAAAGAATAAGATTAAATTTTATGAAGAAGCTTTAAATTTAATACAAGAAAACACCAATAAGAATAGAAAGTTCTATGAATACTATAGAGCAAGAGCTTCACATAAAGACAATATATATTTCTTGAGAAATTGTGATGCTAATATTTTAAAAAGAGATTGTTCTTTGATCAATTACGATGTAAAATTATGTACTACGCATGATTACAACATGGCTGTAATGATTGCCAACGATATATTAACCACTTATCTAGAAAATAAAATAGAACAATTAGAAAATAATTGCTCAACTGTTCACCCATCCGTACAACAAACAGTTAATTGGACTGGTACTAAAATTGATTTAGTCGAACTCATTTATGCCTTACACCATTCCAAAAAAATTAACAACGGCAGCACTGATATAAAGGAATTAGCTTTATTCTTTGGTAAAATTTTCAATCAAGATATTGAAGAAAATATTTATCGTTTTTACATTGACATCAAAAACAGAAAAACAGGTCGTCCCAAGTTCATCAATCAACTTGCAGAAGTTTTAGAAAAGCATATATTAGAAGATGAAAATGAAAATAAGTAA